CTTTGCTTTCCCTCCTTCATTCTTCACACGATATTTATTTCATAATGAGGTCCCCTTTGTTGCGTAAATGCAATGCTCATTCCCACTCACTTAGATCTCCAATCCTATAGATTGTTGTATGGTCTACAAACTTCCTTACTAACCAAATCTAATCAATGACAGTGATTCCTTGTAATCTCTACGAAATGAATAAAGATTAAGTGAACTAGGATGGTGGGTTCTGTTGACAAAACTAAACTTTTAATAATTAACTACTCAATCGATTGCAGATTATGTCAACCAGGACAATTGGAGTCCCCTAGTTGAGGAACGTTAGACCGGCCATGCACTCTGCGTCCCGAATGTAGCTAATGGTAACAAAATACGGTCAAATTGTTATGCTTAAATTGCAAGGAATCCTTGGAATATTGAACTATTGAGATGAAAATCACGATCTTCATAAAAACATAAAAGGTTTGCTTAATCTTATAACCAAATTATATCATGAAAGAGTTCATTTCAGTCAACTTACATATAACAAAACATTTCTTTAACCAAAATAAAACACCCTAACAGTCCTCATTCCCATTGGATCCCCCTCGAGGATCGTGTCGTCGTCAAGTCCTGTCGTGGAAGCTCGAGGACGCAAGCATGCTCAGCAACACAGCAAAAGGAAGGTTGATCGTTGATGCAACACCACTTAAAGTTAAAATGTAGCTGCTACAAAACTACTGTTTATATTCACACAACTTCACAGCTACAATTTATTCTAAGCTTTACTACactaaaaaaaagcaaaaaaaaacttaataataacacaaaaaataaattgaatattaaaaccaaaaaaaacaaaaaaaaacaccggAATATAAATCTTCCCATCTTGCCCTTGAGATGATTAAGTCTTCCCGTATCTACCCTCTCCATTCCATGCATTGAGTAGTAGGTCTAGCTTTCTCTGTACCAGCATTGAATGGACATGGAGTCTGTACTGGTGGTACCATACAATTATACTGTAAACACAACGATGTACTCACAGGTATCTCTGCCGTTGGATCAATCTCCATCCTAGACAAGAAATTGTGTTGCAGATAAAGAATTTGGATACCCTCAGCCATCAACTTATCAACAAACACATTTGGTACTTCTCcaataaatttattattattcAGAAACAAATTCTGTACCGATGAAAACATAGATGAAATCTGACCACCGAAATTGTTATGACTTAAATCAACGGTCGGGATTGAAACTTGATCCAACGGACGAATCTGACCAGTAAATTGATTTCTCTGTAACTGGAGATTAGTAAGTGGGAAGGTAAAGATACTTGCCGGGATAGCCCCCACGAACCGATTCATACTTAAATCCAGATAGTTGAGCCGATTCAATCTAAGTAAAACTCGGTCAACTGGACCGGTCAAATTGTTTTGTGATAGTGAAAGAAACTGAAGTGAGGTAGGAAGAGTAGAAGGAGTAATCAAACCAGTAAGATGGTTATGTTTAAGATCTAAACGAGTTAAGGTTTGAGAACCAAACGTTGGGACTGAACCAGTGAGATGATTATGACAAAGAATTAGACTTGATAAAAACGGTAAAGTCCCTAATGAACCAGGAATAGACCCGTTGAGCTGATTGTAACTAAGATCTAAAGTTCTTAA
Above is a genomic segment from Papaver somniferum cultivar HN1 chromosome 10, ASM357369v1, whole genome shotgun sequence containing:
- the LOC113315218 gene encoding receptor-like protein 37, encoding MMRNYSIISLLCVLVCLRSSSLTLSILDPLDFLALQSIRKTLEDLPGSDFFTSWDFTSDPCGFSGVYCDEDSKKVIALNLGDPRAGAPGLTGRIHPSIGKLSSLAEFSIVPGRIYGVLPPTISKLKNLKFLAVSKNFISGAIPDSISEIPNLRTLDLSYNQLNGSIPGSLGTLPFLSSLILCHNHLTGSVPTFGSQTLTRLDLKHNHLTGLITPSTLPTSLQFLSLSQNNLTGPVDRVLLRLNRLNYLDLSMNRFVGAIPASIFTFPLTNLQLQRNQFTGQIRPLDQVSIPTVDLSHNNFGGQISSMFSSVQNLFLNNNKFIGEVPNVFVDKLMAEGIQILYLQHNFLSRMEIDPTAEIPVSTSLCLQYNCMVPPVQTPCPFNAGTEKARPTTQCMEWRG